The Streptomyces sp. SS1-1 genome has a segment encoding these proteins:
- the leuS gene encoding leucine--tRNA ligase: MSETNPAAAAEVAAPHRYTAALAAEIEARWQDFWDAEGTYAAPNPKGDLAGDPELAAKPKKFIMDMFPYPSGAGLHVGHPLGYIATDVFARFQRMTGHNVLHTLGFDAFGLPAEQYAVQTGTHPRVSTEANIKNMQVQLRRLGLGHDKRRSFATIDPDYYKWTQWIFLQIFNSWYDDKADKARPISELVAEFESGERAVPGHTRAWSELSAAERADVLGEYRLAYASDAPVNWCPGLGTVLANEEVTADGRSERGNFPVFKAKLRQWNMRITAYADRLLDDLDALDWPEAIKLQQRNWIGRSEGARVDFPIDGENITVFTTRPDTLFGATYMVLAPEHPLVEKFTPDAWPEGTHEVWTGGHATPAEAVAAYRAQAASKSDVERQAEAKDKTGVFTGSYATNPVNGEKVPVFIADYVLMGYGTGAIMAVPAHDSRDFAFARAFELPVVCVVEPTDGRGTDPATWDDAFVSYDAKIVNSSGEHVSLDGLGVVEAKARITEWLESEGHGEGTVNFRLRDWLFSRQRYWGEPFPIVYDEDGIAHPLPESMLPLELPEVDDYSPRTFDPDDADTQPETPLSRNEDWVNVTLDLGDGPKRYRRETNTMPNWAGSCWYELRYLDPHNDERLVDPEIEQYWMGPREGMPHGGVDLYVGGAEHAVLHLLYARFWSKVLYDLGHVSSAEPFHKLFNQGMIQAYVYRDARGIAVPAAEVEERDGAYWYQGEKVSRLLGKMGKSLKNAVTPDEICAEYGADTLRLYEMAMGPLDVSRPWDTRAVVGQFRLLQRLWRNVVDETTGEVTVVDTEPDEETLRALHKAIDGVRGDLENMRFNTAIAKVTELNNHLTKAGGPVSRSVADALVLMVAPLAPHIAEELWRKLGHEDSVVHHDFPVADPAYLVDDTVTCVVQIKGKVKARLEVSPSISDEDLEKAALADEKVVAALGGAGIRKVIVRAPKLVNIVPA; this comes from the coding sequence ATGAGCGAGACGAACCCCGCTGCCGCCGCCGAGGTGGCCGCGCCGCACCGCTACACGGCTGCCCTGGCGGCCGAGATCGAGGCACGCTGGCAGGACTTCTGGGACGCCGAGGGCACGTACGCGGCTCCCAACCCCAAGGGCGACCTGGCGGGCGACCCCGAGCTGGCCGCCAAGCCCAAGAAGTTCATCATGGACATGTTCCCCTACCCGTCCGGAGCCGGCCTGCACGTCGGCCACCCGCTGGGGTACATCGCCACCGACGTCTTCGCCCGCTTCCAGCGCATGACCGGACACAACGTCCTGCACACCCTGGGCTTCGACGCCTTCGGCCTGCCCGCCGAGCAGTACGCGGTGCAGACGGGCACGCACCCGCGTGTCTCCACCGAGGCCAACATCAAGAACATGCAGGTCCAGCTGCGCCGGCTGGGCCTGGGCCACGACAAGCGCCGCTCGTTCGCCACGATCGACCCGGACTACTACAAGTGGACCCAGTGGATCTTCCTGCAGATCTTCAACTCCTGGTACGACGACAAGGCGGACAAGGCCCGGCCGATCTCCGAGCTGGTCGCCGAGTTCGAGTCCGGTGAGCGGGCCGTCCCCGGCCACACGCGCGCGTGGAGCGAGCTGAGCGCCGCCGAGCGCGCCGACGTCCTGGGCGAGTACCGGCTGGCCTACGCCTCGGACGCGCCCGTCAACTGGTGTCCCGGGCTGGGCACCGTGCTGGCCAACGAGGAGGTCACCGCCGACGGGCGCTCCGAGCGCGGCAACTTCCCGGTCTTCAAGGCCAAGCTGCGCCAGTGGAACATGCGCATCACCGCATACGCCGACCGGCTGCTGGACGACCTGGACGCCCTGGACTGGCCCGAGGCCATCAAGCTGCAGCAGCGCAACTGGATCGGCCGCTCCGAGGGCGCCCGCGTCGACTTCCCGATCGACGGCGAGAACATCACCGTCTTCACGACGCGACCCGACACCCTGTTCGGCGCCACCTACATGGTGCTGGCGCCCGAGCACCCGCTGGTCGAGAAGTTCACCCCGGACGCCTGGCCCGAGGGCACCCACGAGGTGTGGACCGGCGGCCACGCCACGCCCGCCGAGGCGGTCGCCGCCTACCGGGCGCAGGCCGCCTCCAAGTCCGACGTCGAGCGCCAGGCCGAGGCCAAGGACAAGACCGGCGTCTTCACCGGCTCGTACGCGACCAACCCGGTCAACGGCGAGAAGGTCCCCGTCTTCATCGCCGACTACGTCCTGATGGGCTACGGCACCGGCGCGATCATGGCCGTCCCGGCCCACGACTCGCGTGACTTCGCGTTCGCCCGCGCCTTCGAGCTGCCCGTCGTCTGCGTGGTCGAGCCCACCGACGGCCGCGGCACCGACCCGGCGACCTGGGACGACGCCTTCGTCTCCTACGACGCGAAGATCGTCAACTCCTCCGGAGAGCACGTCTCCCTGGACGGCCTGGGCGTCGTCGAGGCCAAGGCGCGCATCACCGAGTGGCTGGAGTCCGAGGGCCACGGCGAGGGCACCGTCAACTTCCGGCTGCGCGACTGGCTGTTCAGCCGCCAGCGCTACTGGGGCGAGCCCTTCCCGATCGTCTACGACGAGGACGGCATCGCGCACCCGCTGCCCGAGTCGATGCTGCCGCTGGAGCTGCCCGAGGTCGACGACTACAGCCCGCGCACCTTCGACCCGGACGACGCCGACACCCAGCCCGAGACGCCGCTGTCCCGCAACGAGGACTGGGTCAACGTCACCCTGGATCTGGGCGACGGCCCCAAGCGCTACCGGCGCGAGACCAACACCATGCCCAACTGGGCCGGCTCCTGCTGGTACGAGCTGCGCTACCTGGACCCGCACAACGACGAGCGGCTGGTCGACCCCGAGATCGAGCAGTACTGGATGGGCCCGCGCGAGGGTATGCCGCACGGCGGTGTCGACCTGTACGTCGGCGGCGCCGAGCACGCCGTGCTGCACCTGCTGTACGCCCGCTTCTGGTCCAAGGTCCTGTACGACCTGGGGCACGTCTCCTCCGCGGAGCCGTTCCACAAGCTGTTCAACCAGGGCATGATCCAGGCCTACGTCTACCGGGACGCGCGCGGGATCGCCGTACCGGCCGCCGAGGTCGAGGAGCGCGACGGCGCCTACTGGTACCAGGGCGAGAAGGTCTCCCGGCTGCTGGGCAAGATGGGCAAGTCCCTGAAGAACGCCGTCACTCCGGACGAGATCTGCGCCGAGTACGGCGCCGACACCCTGCGCCTGTACGAGATGGCCATGGGGCCGCTGGACGTGTCCCGGCCGTGGGACACGCGCGCGGTGGTCGGCCAGTTCCGGCTGCTGCAGCGGCTGTGGCGCAACGTCGTCGACGAGACCACCGGCGAGGTGACCGTCGTCGACACCGAGCCCGACGAGGAGACGCTGCGCGCCCTGCACAAGGCGATCGACGGCGTGCGCGGCGACCTGGAGAACATGCGGTTCAACACCGCCATCGCCAAGGTCACCGAGCTGAACAACCACCTGACGAAGGCGGGCGGCCCCGTCTCCCGCTCCGTCGCGGACGCCCTGGTGCTGATGGTGGCTCCGCTGGCCCCGCACATCGCCGAGGAGCTGTGGCGCAAGCTGGGTCACGAGGACTCCGTCGTCCACCACGACTTCCCGGTCGCCGACCCGGCGTACCTGGTGGACGACACCGTCACCTGCGTCGTCCAGATCAAGGGCAAGGTCAAGGCCCGCCTGGAGGTCTCCCCGTCGATCTCCGACGAGGACCTGGAGAAGGCCGCGCTGGCCGACGAGAAGGTCGTCGCCGCGCTCGGCGGGGCCGGCATCCGCAAGGTCATCGTCCGCGCGCCGAAGCTGGTGAACATCGTCCCGGCGTAG
- the holA gene encoding DNA polymerase III subunit delta: MARKSANDDPLAPVTLAVGQEELLLDRAVREVVVAARAADADTDVRDLTADQVQPGTLAELTSPSLFAERKVVVVRNAQDLSADTVKDVTSYLGSPAEEITLVLLHAGGAKGKKLLDAARKAGAREVACPKMTKPADRLAFVRQEFRATGRSATPEACQALVDSIGSDLRELASAVSQLVADVEGTIDEAVVGRYYTGRAEASSFTVADRAVEGRAAEALEALRWSLSTGVAPVLITSALAQGVRAIGKLSSARGGRPADLARELGMPPWKIDRVRQQMRGWTPDGVAVALRAVAEADAGVKGGGDDPEYALEKAVVTIARAARSRGRA, translated from the coding sequence ATGGCCAGGAAGAGTGCGAACGACGATCCCCTCGCCCCCGTGACCCTCGCCGTGGGTCAGGAGGAGCTGCTGCTCGACCGTGCCGTGCGGGAGGTGGTGGTCGCCGCGCGGGCCGCCGACGCCGACACGGACGTACGGGACCTCACGGCGGACCAGGTGCAGCCCGGCACGCTCGCCGAGCTGACCAGCCCGTCACTGTTCGCGGAGCGCAAGGTCGTCGTCGTGCGGAACGCGCAGGACCTGTCGGCGGACACCGTCAAGGACGTCACGTCGTATCTGGGGTCTCCCGCCGAGGAGATCACGCTGGTGCTGCTGCACGCCGGTGGGGCCAAGGGCAAGAAGCTGCTCGACGCCGCCCGCAAGGCGGGGGCGCGCGAGGTGGCCTGCCCGAAGATGACCAAGCCGGCGGACCGGCTGGCGTTCGTCCGGCAGGAGTTCCGGGCCACCGGCAGGTCCGCGACGCCCGAGGCGTGCCAGGCCCTGGTCGACTCCATCGGCAGTGATCTGCGGGAGCTGGCGTCGGCGGTGAGCCAGCTGGTCGCGGACGTCGAGGGCACCATCGACGAGGCCGTCGTCGGGCGCTACTACACAGGGCGCGCCGAGGCGTCGAGCTTCACCGTCGCCGACCGGGCCGTGGAGGGCCGGGCGGCGGAGGCGCTGGAGGCGCTGCGCTGGTCGCTGTCGACCGGGGTCGCGCCCGTACTGATCACCAGTGCGCTCGCGCAGGGCGTGCGGGCCATCGGCAAGCTGTCGTCCGCCCGTGGTGGCCGGCCCGCCGATCTCGCCCGTGAGCTGGGCATGCCGCCCTGGAAGATCGACCGGGTGCGTCAGCAGATGCGCGGGTGGACACCCGACGGTGTCGCGGTCGCGCTGCGGGCGGTCGCCGAGGCCGACGCCGGTGTGAAGGGCGGCGGGGACGACCCGGAGTACGCCCTGGAGAAGGCGGTCGTGACGATCGCCCGCGCCGCCCGCTCCCGGGGCCGCGCCTGA
- a CDS encoding ComEA family DNA-binding protein, with protein sequence MALRSRTSTGTSPRVRSARVTSGPGRGPASDGRVRHRRGAHDGGRSRAGQRRASEQELRRRAELIFAERGGDWRESGTGPPGAGDVVDVVDPSGPGDPGARGLRGRLGPALRERMPVWVQARCGLERRSVIALVALLALAAALAVHHFWAGRVQPVRAPEVVRAAASHGDATRDGAAAESGATVSAGPGAAGSPGAEIVVDVGGKVRDPGVHRLPAGSRVADALRAAGGVRPGTDMDGLNQARFLVDGEQVIVGAPPGAAGAAPAAETGGATGPGGAPTAPVSLNTATLEQLDTLPGVGPVLAQHIIDHRTRHGGFRSVDELRDVNGIGDRRFADLRNLVRP encoded by the coding sequence ATGGCACTTCGATCACGCACTTCGACGGGTACATCTCCGCGGGTCCGCTCCGCGAGGGTCACCAGTGGGCCCGGACGCGGGCCCGCTTCCGACGGCCGCGTCCGGCATCGGCGCGGTGCGCACGACGGCGGCCGGAGCCGGGCGGGGCAACGCCGGGCTTCGGAGCAGGAACTGCGCCGCCGCGCCGAGCTGATCTTCGCCGAACGGGGCGGGGACTGGCGGGAGTCGGGGACGGGGCCGCCGGGGGCGGGGGACGTGGTGGACGTGGTGGACCCTTCTGGCCCCGGTGACCCCGGTGCACGGGGGCTGCGGGGGAGGCTAGGGCCGGCGCTGCGGGAGCGGATGCCGGTGTGGGTGCAGGCGCGGTGCGGTCTGGAGCGGCGCAGTGTCATCGCGCTCGTCGCCCTGCTGGCCCTCGCCGCCGCCCTGGCCGTGCATCACTTCTGGGCCGGCCGGGTGCAGCCCGTGCGGGCACCCGAGGTGGTGCGCGCGGCGGCCTCCCACGGTGACGCGACGCGGGACGGGGCGGCGGCCGAGTCCGGCGCGACGGTGTCCGCCGGGCCGGGTGCCGCGGGCTCGCCCGGCGCCGAGATCGTGGTGGACGTCGGCGGCAAGGTCCGTGACCCGGGCGTGCACCGGCTGCCGGCGGGCTCGCGCGTCGCCGACGCTCTGCGGGCGGCCGGCGGGGTGCGGCCCGGCACGGACATGGACGGGCTGAATCAGGCCCGCTTCCTGGTGGACGGCGAGCAGGTGATCGTCGGCGCTCCGCCGGGTGCCGCCGGAGCCGCCCCGGCCGCGGAGACGGGCGGCGCCACCGGTCCCGGGGGCGCGCCGACAGCGCCGGTGTCGCTCAACACGGCCACGCTGGAACAGCTCGACACGCTGCCGGGGGTCGGGCCGGTGCTGGCCCAGCACATCATCGACCACCGCACCCGGCACGGTGGCTTCCGCTCGGTGGACGAACTGCGGGACGTGAACGGCATCGGCGACCGCCGCTTCGCCGACCTGCGGAATCTCGTACGGCCATGA
- a CDS encoding arylamine N-acetyltransferase family protein produces MDSVEIDAYLSRLGAERPARPTSEALRELHLRHLRAVPFENLSIHLGEEIVLEEKRLLDKVVGTGRGGFCYELNGAFGALLGALGFEVTLLAARVHGKEGKLGIPYDHMALKVGTADGGTWLADVGFGAHSHHPLALYARDEQVDPAGVFRITEAGPDAAGARGGDATAGGSEAVDLEVVMDGRPEYRLELRPRVLADFVSGAWWHSTSPQSHFTQSLVCSRVTEDGGRITLSGRTFKETAAGGSREERELDTDEEVLGVYRERFGITLDRVPAVRAPGGHG; encoded by the coding sequence ATGGATTCCGTGGAGATCGATGCCTATCTGAGCCGTCTGGGGGCCGAGCGTCCGGCCCGGCCCACCTCCGAGGCCCTGCGCGAGCTGCATCTGCGGCATCTGCGCGCCGTGCCCTTCGAGAACCTGTCGATCCATCTCGGCGAGGAGATCGTCCTGGAGGAGAAGCGGCTGCTGGACAAGGTGGTGGGGACCGGGCGCGGCGGGTTCTGCTACGAACTCAACGGCGCCTTCGGGGCGTTGCTCGGCGCGCTCGGCTTCGAGGTGACGCTGCTCGCGGCGCGCGTGCACGGCAAGGAGGGGAAGCTCGGCATCCCGTACGACCACATGGCGCTGAAGGTCGGGACGGCGGACGGGGGCACCTGGCTGGCGGACGTGGGCTTCGGGGCGCACAGCCACCATCCGCTGGCGCTCTACGCACGCGACGAGCAGGTGGACCCGGCGGGGGTGTTCCGGATCACCGAGGCCGGGCCGGACGCCGCGGGGGCGCGCGGCGGGGACGCGACGGCGGGGGGAAGCGAGGCGGTCGACCTGGAGGTCGTCATGGACGGCAGGCCCGAGTACCGGCTGGAGCTGCGGCCGCGGGTGCTGGCGGACTTCGTGTCCGGCGCGTGGTGGCACAGCACCTCGCCCCAGTCGCACTTCACGCAGTCGCTGGTGTGCTCGCGGGTCACGGAGGACGGAGGGCGGATCACGCTCAGCGGCCGCACGTTCAAGGAGACGGCGGCTGGCGGGAGCCGCGAGGAGCGGGAGCTGGACACGGACGAGGAGGTGCTGGGGGTCTACCGGGAGCGGTTCGGCATCACGCTGGACCGGGTGCCGGCGGTCCGCGCGCCCGGTGGGCACGGGTGA
- a CDS encoding ComEC/Rec2 family competence protein yields MHAAAGSRLGAAHPRQEGPTDLRLVPPALAAWATSALLLDASPVWVTGTAVGCLLAAGVLLTLRRGRAARGRRARGRRARGRAQARVAGRSGWQGVTVAAVLLCVAAAAASAGLHGADLRRGPLPGLAERYATVVAEAEITSDPRLYRPKVRGPAPGPGAVLFDADVRRVETRDGAAVVTRTPVLMVVDVERRTSSPTSSPSPTSATSPTGSPPRGTGTAEDRPSPWLALLPSTRVRVTARVVPPSESGDIAAVLRVREPAVPEVVGEPSAAQRLAGRLRAGLREATDGLPADARALLPGLVVGDTARITPELDQAFKETDLAHTLAVSGSNLTIILVLLVGPPGLAQRAERRGLAPRLGLPLRTTALLGGALTLGFVVVCRPDPSVLRAAACGAVTLLALATGRRRSLIPALATAVLLLVLYDPWLSRSYGFLLSVLATGALLTLAPRWSAALRRRRVPPRLAEALAAAAAAQALCAPVVVVLSARVSLVAVPCNLLAEFAIAPATVLGFAALAMAPWAMPVAKALAWCAGWPAGWIADVARTGAALPGAGVDWPGSWTGAALLALATAALLLAGRRLIRHPWWCGAFGVLLVLAVVQPPPLTRVVTGWPPPGWRFAMCDVGQGDATVLAAGAGTGVVVDAGPDPVLADRCLRTLGITRIPLVVLTHFHADHVAGLPGVLRDREVGAIETTGHQEPADQAEFVRREAAARGVPVTRATAGEERRTGDLSWRVVWPPPGPATVPEGPNDASVTLLVRSAGLRLLLLGDLEPPAQRALLRSPAGALLGGVDVLKVAHHGSAYQDPGLLRRVAPRLALISAGADNPYGHPAPGTVAALRAQGAVVLSTDRDGALAVTGAGAELAVAGD; encoded by the coding sequence GTGCACGCGGCGGCCGGGAGCCGGCTCGGGGCGGCCCATCCGCGGCAGGAGGGGCCGACGGATCTGCGGCTGGTGCCGCCGGCACTGGCCGCCTGGGCCACGTCGGCGTTGCTGCTGGACGCCTCGCCGGTGTGGGTGACCGGCACTGCGGTCGGGTGCCTGCTCGCCGCCGGGGTCCTGCTGACGCTGCGGCGGGGGAGGGCCGCGCGGGGCCGCCGGGCGCGGGGCCGCCGGGCGCGGGGCCGGGCGCAGGCCAGGGTGGCGGGCCGGTCCGGTTGGCAGGGCGTCACGGTCGCCGCCGTCCTGCTCTGTGTCGCCGCGGCCGCCGCCTCGGCCGGGCTGCACGGAGCCGATCTGCGGCGCGGGCCACTGCCCGGGCTCGCCGAGCGGTACGCCACCGTCGTCGCCGAGGCGGAGATCACCTCGGACCCACGGCTGTACCGGCCCAAGGTGCGAGGCCCGGCACCGGGACCTGGCGCCGTCCTGTTCGACGCGGACGTACGGCGTGTGGAGACGCGGGACGGCGCGGCCGTGGTGACCCGGACCCCGGTCCTGATGGTGGTCGATGTCGAGCGGCGGACCTCTTCCCCCACTTCCTCCCCGTCCCCCACGTCCGCCACGTCCCCCACAGGCTCGCCGCCGCGGGGAACCGGGACCGCCGAGGACCGGCCGTCCCCCTGGCTGGCCCTGCTGCCCTCCACGCGGGTGCGGGTGACGGCCCGGGTCGTGCCGCCGTCGGAGAGCGGTGACATCGCGGCCGTGCTGCGGGTGCGGGAACCCGCGGTGCCGGAGGTCGTGGGGGAGCCGTCGGCGGCCCAGCGGCTGGCGGGGCGCTTGCGGGCCGGGCTGCGGGAGGCGACCGACGGGCTGCCCGCCGACGCCCGGGCGCTGCTGCCGGGGCTCGTCGTGGGGGACACCGCGCGGATCACCCCGGAGCTGGACCAGGCGTTCAAGGAGACCGACCTGGCGCACACGCTGGCGGTGTCGGGGAGCAACCTCACGATCATCCTCGTCCTGCTCGTCGGCCCGCCCGGACTCGCCCAGCGCGCCGAGCGCCGGGGGCTCGCACCCCGCCTCGGCCTACCCCTGCGGACGACGGCGCTGCTCGGCGGGGCGCTCACTCTCGGGTTCGTCGTCGTGTGCCGGCCCGATCCGAGTGTCCTGCGGGCCGCGGCCTGCGGGGCGGTGACCCTGCTCGCCCTGGCCACCGGGCGGCGCCGGTCGCTGATCCCGGCGCTCGCGACCGCCGTGCTGCTGCTGGTGCTGTACGACCCTTGGCTGTCCCGCAGTTACGGCTTCCTGCTCTCCGTCCTGGCCACCGGCGCCTTGCTCACCCTCGCGCCCCGCTGGAGCGCGGCGCTGCGCCGGCGCCGGGTCCCGCCACGGCTCGCGGAGGCACTGGCCGCCGCTGCCGCCGCGCAGGCGCTGTGCGCCCCGGTCGTCGTGGTGCTGTCGGCCCGGGTGAGCCTGGTGGCGGTCCCCTGCAACCTGCTCGCGGAGTTCGCGATCGCCCCGGCGACGGTGCTGGGATTCGCCGCGCTGGCGATGGCCCCATGGGCGATGCCGGTGGCGAAGGCGCTGGCCTGGTGCGCGGGGTGGCCGGCCGGGTGGATCGCCGACGTCGCCCGGACCGGTGCCGCGTTGCCCGGCGCCGGCGTGGACTGGCCGGGCAGCTGGACCGGGGCGGCGCTGCTCGCCCTCGCCACGGCGGCCCTGCTGCTGGCGGGGCGCCGGCTGATACGGCACCCGTGGTGGTGCGGGGCGTTCGGGGTGCTGCTCGTGCTGGCCGTGGTGCAGCCGCCGCCGCTGACCCGGGTGGTCACGGGGTGGCCGCCGCCGGGGTGGCGGTTCGCGATGTGCGACGTCGGGCAGGGCGACGCGACGGTGCTCGCGGCGGGCGCGGGGACGGGGGTCGTGGTGGACGCGGGACCCGACCCGGTGCTGGCCGACCGGTGCCTGCGCACCCTCGGCATCACACGGATCCCGCTGGTCGTCCTGACGCACTTCCACGCCGACCATGTGGCGGGCCTGCCCGGCGTCCTGCGCGACCGGGAGGTCGGGGCGATCGAGACGACGGGCCACCAGGAACCGGCGGACCAGGCGGAGTTCGTCCGGCGTGAGGCGGCGGCGCGGGGAGTCCCGGTGACGCGGGCCACCGCAGGCGAGGAGCGCCGCACCGGCGACCTGAGCTGGCGCGTGGTGTGGCCGCCACCGGGCCCGGCGACGGTCCCGGAAGGACCGAACGACGCGAGCGTCACCCTGCTCGTCCGGTCGGCGGGACTGCGGCTGCTGCTCCTCGGCGACCTCGAACCCCCGGCGCAGCGCGCCCTGTTGAGATCGCCGGCCGGGGCCCTGCTGGGCGGGGTGGACGTGCTGAAGGTCGCGCACCACGGTTCCGCGTACCAGGATCCGGGACTCCTGCGCCGGGTGGCGCCCCGGCTCGCGCTCATCTCCGCGGGCGCGGACAACCCGTACGGGCATCCCGCCCCCGGCACGGTCGCGGCGCTGCGGGCCCAGGGCGCGGTGGTGCTGAGCACGGACCGGGACGGGGCGCTGGCGGTGACCGGGGCGGGTGCCGAGTTGGCCGTCGCGGGAGACTGA
- a CDS encoding DegV family protein: protein MSRHVAIVTDSTAYLPPRTMQRHGITAVPLTVVLGDQALLEGTEISTRSLAQALQKRRPVTTSRPSPQVFAEHYREVAESGATAIVSLHLSAELSGTYDAAVLAAREAPVPVRVVDTGMVAMALGFSALAAAETAEAGGTVDEAVTAAEKRAGGTAAYFYVDTLEYLRRGGRIGAAQALLGSALAVKPLLQLDGGRIDLLEKVRTASKAIARLEEIAAERAGGAQVDIAVHHLAAHERASALADRLRTRVPGLADLHVSEVGAVIGAHTGPGLLGVVVSPR, encoded by the coding sequence ATGTCCCGCCATGTCGCGATCGTCACCGATTCAACGGCCTACCTGCCGCCCCGGACGATGCAGCGGCACGGCATCACCGCGGTCCCCCTGACCGTGGTCCTCGGCGACCAGGCGCTCCTCGAGGGCACCGAGATCTCGACGCGTTCCCTCGCCCAGGCGTTGCAGAAGCGACGCCCCGTCACCACCTCGCGCCCCAGCCCCCAGGTCTTCGCCGAGCACTACCGCGAGGTCGCCGAGTCCGGCGCCACGGCGATCGTCTCCCTGCACCTGTCCGCCGAACTCTCCGGCACCTACGACGCCGCCGTCCTCGCGGCGCGCGAGGCGCCCGTGCCGGTACGGGTGGTGGACACCGGGATGGTCGCCATGGCCCTCGGCTTCAGCGCGCTCGCCGCCGCCGAGACGGCGGAGGCCGGCGGCACCGTGGACGAGGCCGTCACCGCCGCCGAGAAACGCGCCGGGGGCACCGCCGCCTACTTCTACGTCGACACCCTCGAATACCTGCGCCGCGGCGGCCGGATCGGCGCCGCACAGGCACTGCTGGGCTCCGCGCTCGCGGTGAAGCCCCTGCTCCAGCTGGACGGCGGCCGGATCGACCTGCTGGAGAAGGTGCGGACGGCGTCCAAGGCCATCGCCCGGCTGGAGGAGATCGCCGCCGAACGGGCGGGCGGCGCGCAGGTCGACATCGCGGTGCACCATCTCGCCGCCCACGAACGGGCGTCGGCCCTCGCCGACCGGCTCCGCACCCGGGTGCCGGGACTGGCCGACCTGCATGTCAGCGAGGTCGGCGCGGTGATCGGGGCGCACACCGGGCCCGGGTTGCTGGGGGTCGTGGTCTCGCCGCGTTGA
- a CDS encoding nuclear transport factor 2 family protein, whose product MAEHPHAALVREGYAAFQRGDMETLRGMMTGDCTHHVPGSHPLSGDHKGFDAVFDYYGRLGSETGGSFRVELRDVFVDGRGHAVAAHHFTADRGGKHIDQTGCIVFRIVGDKITDLDECVADIDTADDFWS is encoded by the coding sequence ATGGCTGAGCATCCACACGCGGCTCTCGTCCGCGAGGGGTACGCGGCGTTCCAGCGCGGGGACATGGAGACCCTGCGCGGCATGATGACCGGGGACTGCACCCACCATGTGCCCGGTTCGCATCCGCTCTCCGGGGACCACAAGGGGTTCGACGCGGTCTTCGACTACTACGGCCGGCTGGGCTCGGAGACCGGCGGATCGTTCCGGGTGGAGCTGCGGGACGTGTTCGTCGACGGGCGCGGGCACGCCGTGGCCGCGCACCACTTCACCGCCGACCGGGGCGGCAAGCACATCGACCAGACCGGATGCATCGTCTTCCGGATCGTCGGGGACAAGATCACCGACCTCGACGAGTGCGTCGCGGACATCGACACGGCCGACGACTTCTGGAGCTGA